One window from the genome of Gadus macrocephalus chromosome 7, ASM3116895v1 encodes:
- the hmgb1a gene encoding high mobility group protein B1a: protein MGKDPSKPRGRMSSYAYFIQTCREEHKKKHPEASVNFSKFSKKCSERWKTMSAPEKGKFEDKAKLDKVRYEREMKTYIPPKTEKKKRFKDPNAPKRPPSAFFIFCGDFRSKIKGETPGLTIGDVAKKLGEMWNNTASEDKQPYEKKASKLKEKYEKDVAAYRAKSKPGPAAPAKAPAKAERKNDDDDEDEDEDEDDEDDDDDE, encoded by the exons ATGGGGAAAGATCCGAGCAAGCCCCGCGGGAGGATGTCCTCCTATGCCTATTTCATCCAGACCTGTCGTGAGGAGCACAAGAAGAAGCACCCAGAAGCCTCTGTCAACTTCTCCAAGTTCTCAAAGAAGTGCTCTGAACGCTGGAAG ACCATGTCAGCCCCGGAGAAGGGCAAGTTTGAGGACAAGGCCAAGCTGGACAAGGTGCGCTACGAGAGGGAGATGAAGACCTACATTCCACCAAAGacggaaaagaagaagaggttcAAGGACCCGAACGCCCCCAAGAGGCCACC GTCTGCCTTCTTCATCTTCTGCGGGGACTTCCGTTCCAAGATCAAAGGGGAGACCCCCGGCCTGACCATTGGAGACGTGGCCAAGAAGCTGGGCGAGATGTGGAACAACACCGCCTCAGAAGACAAACAGCCCTACGAGAAGAAGGCGTCCAAGCTGAAGGAGAAGTACGAAAAG GATGTGGCTGCCTACCGCGCCAAGAGTAAGCCTGGCCCCGCGGCCCCGGCCAAGGCCCCCGCCAAGGCCGAGAGGAagaacgacgacgacgacgaggacgaagacgaggacgaggacgatgaggatgacgacgatgacgagTAG